The following nucleotide sequence is from Hylaeus volcanicus isolate JK05 chromosome 3, UHH_iyHylVolc1.0_haploid, whole genome shotgun sequence.
AGTGCACAGTACCATATCTCTAACAAGCATATATTACTTATCAGATTCCACACGTCTTAATTAGATACATTAAACGAATTctcagaatttaattctaaactTACGACCTCCCGTTACCAATCAACTTCAATTATTGTCTGATAATATAGTCGCAAATTTCAGTAATGTTAACTGGAAGCATTCTTTTCGTGATTTATACAAGCAGAACACAGAATACTATTGCTGCATTTCAAATACCGTAACTCTGGTCTTACGGGGAGATCATTTTTGTCGATTGGCTTCGTCGACTTTCTACACACGAATCCATTAATTATGACACCTTTCGACATTCTCTCGGCTGGTTCTTGCCGTTGGCCATTCAGACGTGCATTATTTGTCGATGCAGTTTATCCCTGATAAATGTCAGTCGTTCGGCAGCATCTGCCTGTCGATAAATATCTTCGAATTAGCACCGTACGATAAGGACGTTACGAAAGACTCGTCTGAATGAGAAAAGAAGCTAAGATGACCGGTACGAATGCCAGGATTCCTAGAATATTTGCATCGATATACACtctcgttcataaatatgtgaagacttactactttcaatgaataattgatGTCGTAcactgtaaattattattgtaaaattttctgTTGCTACATTCTATTTTAGTTGTGTTTTGAGTGGCATTTTAAAGGAGGATTCCTGTCTAGAGCCATGATTTTTagttgatttttaaatttttagttaaaattttattttagtttgatTTTTAGTCatattcgttaataaattcgtAACTTTTTGAATCAGGTGTcaatattcaatcatttgtaactttagtttaaatagaaatatttaatcgtcattttgttattacatGTTAAGTCACCGACCTTCTAGGTTCTCCACCTGATTTGGATTATAATGaatctataatatattatataatctAAGTTCTAACCTGATGACCATtacaatgtatgtatatatatgtatacacgaTGATTGGTAgccataaatttttgcttattattattactcttTTTTTGATTGTAGAAGAATAACAAAAAGCAAAATTTGAATATCCTTTATTACTACGAAAGTTCATATAGATGCGTTGCAATAACCATGAGGTTGAAACTTACAGAGATAACtagagttacaaataattgaatatagaagtacagaattaatttctacatctatGTATTTCTACACCTTCTTCTAATTGGAGAAGTGTCTACATACTTATGAGCGTGAGTGTACGTACATCTTACGAAGAATCTTAGAGTTCTAGAGGTCCTCGATATCCTACTGTTGACACTTGTTGCTGCGATGTTAATAGTCGACGATTCTTCCTTTCAAATTCTCGAGGATCATCCATCGATAGTTCTGAAAGCTTATTTATGGAAACGTCACAATCTTTCTACAACAGCAACAATCATGACAAGCATCGGCAGTTGTCAGGTTCAATGCACATGAAGACCAACTAGTCATCTCCTTTCACTGGAAACAGCTTGAAGTTAGATTATTTCTTAGGATTTGTAGaatattaagatatttttttctgaattaaaatataagttttatttcttaatattcttgttgtttaaagttctttcaatatttccaccaaattttattttaaaaaatcgtataTTGCCAAAGTTATAACTGTTTATATCACAAGCTGTCATTTTATACTGATTAAACACGAAAATTAAGAgggtatttttttattttgaaaatttttattattgtattatatattatggtcattatataatatatattatatattatatattatatattatatgttatatgttatatatagtatataatatattatgttgtatattatatgttatacATTATATCATGCACACACATGTTCAGTAaactaattgaaaattgagTATAATGTATTAAGAAAGTTGTTGGAATAGTAGAAAATAGTAACaaatattctacaaaatattaaacttgaatttgtttttggaGAAGTTCTTAGACAgtaaatgtgaaaataaaaatatacaatgcaGCGAAGATATTTCGAACTGGCGTTAATATCGATTTTAGTAAAGGTTGTTTTACTCGTTAGATTAGAGAGATTAGTACGTTAATTAGGTATGCCCACGTGAGGAACAAATCGAAATACATAATCATTGTTACGACATTCCGATTGGAACGGAATACCGGGAACTAGCTGCTTTGCCACATGTTACAATACTTACAATGCATCAAGATTAATTATATAACGTCGATGTTCGCTGAACATTATGGAAAGCGACGATTATGGATTGGCCATAACAGTGATTGCATATGCCATCAACACGCCCACGGTTACTGATAACGTCGCGTCAGCATTGTAAGATGCGATTACTTTCCTTTTGCTGGATTATGTGGCAGTGTAGATTGCGTTGATTCGATAGACATACAAGTATTCAAGAAAGCGAATATGTCACAGCGTTACGTGACGATTTAAAAGATACGTATAATTCAATTgcagtaaataataaaaagcaatattattattggtaATTTGAACAGCACggaaaaacattttcctacgtttatatcaaatttgaagGCAATGATAATAAGATAGAtcttatacataaaataaaaacgttataTGTAGagatttataaattaagcCAAACGTTCttacaaatattcatatatttacataaaaatatacaagattacaattcaattttgttattcaaaAAGAGAATCCCAAAAGctcttttaaataacaaaattctcttttcgaataatcatttctaattataatcacgtacattttcatttaaaataaaaatatctgatATATCCCATACCATATAtgttttataagaaaataaaatcctaaagctACTTCTGAAAAACTCGCTATAAACAATTATGAATTGGCACTGCTGTGAATTTGATACAAAGTAATTCTATCATCTTTTTCAGTTGCGACATGAAATCTAAGTTACTGTACTGACTAAAAAGAagtgtatttttgtttcttattgttGCAGCAATGTTACCAGTGAAGACGGACGTACCACAAGGTGTATCGAGACTCTGTCCAGGTGTTCGGAGGTCTTTTTTTTGTAGGATGAAACGAAAAGTGGAAAGTGTTCGTTGTGGCAAGTTACAAGTAAAAGAGGAAGCTGACACTACCAGCGGCTGTCATCGACGAAAAAAGCAACAAAACGTCGGTAAGCAGTTTTGCATTAATtacaaatcaaataaatattcgtctGCTTCAAAGAATTGCCTTCGGCAAATTCGATAAGAATTATAGATTAGTTAGAGCAAAGATTGTATAAACTTAAATAGTtgcaaagaataattttctttaggtttctgGTTTTTGAAACACACTTTTAGTTTTAcagaacaaaattgttattctagaaattaaacgaaaatgtgAAGTTAGGTAAATATATAGGAGTTAAATGAACAATAggaatcgaaaagaaacaataattaatgacAAAATTAGAACGAAAGGAAGTGCAactaatttgattaatttagTTATTAGGAAAATAAAGGAATAGTCatgtgttatatttttaaaattgttatatgaACAGGCATATACCAATTTTCTgtctgaatatttattatgatataaaACCGACAAGCTCTGTGAAtgacaaatattaaatgtcaTAAAGACGTccaaaaaatcttaaaatacaaaagattgAATCTTTTAAGATAATATAATCAGAAAAGAAGTTAAAACCAAGACCGAAAAGTTggattgaataatttttgctTACAAACTGTTATCCTTTATGATCAAACAAGACAACGTATCTTTTCAACGCGAGGCTTTGATAGTCCTGAGTACAAgtggaaaaatttgtaacagCTGGAAAAGGATACTTTACGTAACTTatgataaaacaaattaacgaGTGGCAATAAATGTTTGCCTAGACATTCGCAGATTACAGTCGTTTCGTTGCGTTTTCCCGGAAGTTGATTCCGTATTTTTGATGAAAAGAGAGCCCATTATCCGGTCGTAACAATAACtggagtttttttttgtccacGAACCAGGTAGATAAGACTGGAAATATATTGTTCTTTTCATAACGATGAATGTTTTCATAATATCTTGAAATTATCTTAACGGAAAATAATCTCTTAACAATATTCGTCATTTAATTATCAAAgatttcgaagaaatttttatacaaaccTTGCTTTAACTTCTTGTCAGACgtaaatttaaatgcataaagtagataaattgcaatattctaaaaaatacgagtttaattttgtaagaaGAGTCATGAAATgtttgtagaataaaaagctgatattttttatagttaaaataaataaagaagtaTTTATTTCGCCATGACGTTTGGATTTAAAGTGATAACTGttttcaaacataaataaatctataaacaaaaataatttgtgaaaccctgattatgaaatatataaccTTTTATCATTCAGgaaaacatttataacaattttaaaaatatgcaacGCTACGAGGGCGTATTAAACATGCATCAGTAAAGGACTTATAGCATCTCTGACTCCTTTTCCTCATTCCTGAAATATCTCGATACGAATATTTGCCGCGCGACTCGTCAAAGGTGAAAAGTGGACACCATTTCGGTGACCGGTGAAAGGATCCCTTTAAATACCTTTCTTCTTGTACATTCTTTCtctacatttctatttctaatcGTACGCTTCTTTCCAATGTtaggcaaatttttatatcaatggaaaatgatacataacaaatgtaaataatattctaattccaaatatataaataatagaaaatgatagtatggtgactttatgtataatatttagttTGTAGATTGGAagtacgaaaaataattcaaacttttGAAATCTTGAAATCTTGAAATCTTGACGTTCAATGACGAAGGTTTTGAGAaaacatttatgtatattattatacataataatattaataataataatacaataatattaatatatgtcATTCTACATAAAATAGTATGACAAATGCTAATTTCCTGAACAtaaatcaatatatatatttatattacataaaagaTTGCAATGAGTTacagaatatttcataaagtaaaagaaataatcccCTTACCACCCCtaataactaaaaaagaataaataatttgtaatacttCTATCTGTTGTCTAGTCTGTCTCtgtaaatttactttatatttcatcAGTATGAATGAGTAAaaagtgaattaaaaaaaaagtccgGCTcatccaaaaatattgtacaaccTATGCATTGGTtcctttcatttataataactaaATCGAATGGAATAGCGTTGTACTTTACTgtgtaataaaaatcaatttcaacgcGTATTTTCACAGACTGGAAGTACTGTGTGATTCAGTGCACTGGTTACCTAAAATCTTGGGCACCAGCAAAAATCGACCTCGAGGAACAGGAAGGTGACGGGGATGGGGATGTTTGCAATTTATCCTGTTTGGTAGCAGTCGGTCGTTTGCAGTCCACAATACCTGCGTCCTTGCCTAAGAAGCCACGATTAAGGcctataaaatttatttcgcgacACGCAATGGATGGGAAATTCCTATTCGTTGATCAAAGGTAATATTTTGTCAACAACTTTGGCATTAAATAATTGGAGGCTCAtctaatcgattaattttatttctcgagaCATCTAATAGTTTAGACAgtgaaattatgtaaattataaatgatactataataattcttttatatctCGTGGTAGTTCCATTTTCGTGAATTGTTCAGTGATATattgtaattatgtattttatctcgcgtaaaaattgaataggGTGTTCATAGCGCGATACGAACTCATTTTAGTCTTAGGATGAGTTACTATAAATTTCTTACTATAAGTTACTATAAATTGAGGAGtgaaataagaagaaaaaggacagatttaaaatagtatacaCAAGAATGAAATTAGAAGAAATGCCTCAACTTCATTTTTggtgtatattatttcaaattttatttttttgtatatctcTTATTTACGTTTAACTGAAATTGCAACAAACATATCAAACTAGTCCCaagacgaaaataaattttaataatttcgtacAAGTAGACTACCATCCCaatgaatattctattatGCATTCTCTTTCTGTTCAATCATTAATGTTTCGAGATATCGAAGAGTTGCGTTAAGAATGTACTGTCACAGTCATTACTCATAAAGTTATTGAcagtgataaatattttcagggCTACCTTAGTATTAGGTTTTCTACCGCAAGAGCTCCTCGGTACGAGCATGTACGAGTACTATCATCACGATGATATACCTCATCTCGCGGAATCTCACAAAGCTGCTCTTCAGGCCACTGAATGCGTCACCACGCAggtaaattgaatattaaatattcgaagAATCATAGAATGGTggctttttttaatatctaaattaaaatatgaagacTCTTTAATAGTCATTAACTTTGTTTAagtaaaatgatatatttttgtactcgTTTTGAAATAGCGAACTTCACGAaggaaaagtttatttatgtattgttTCTGGTTGACAGCGATTAAATTTTCCGATTCACAACGTAGAACTGTATCTCTTATGTCGAATATTACGCAATGATTGTGATCGTTGCTTAGAATTTCCAACGCATCACAGACACAATTGACGTATTCGGCAAATATACTGTTCACTCGAAGCTGAATATTCACGTTTGCTTCTTCTGACGAAGATCTCAAACTCGTGAACCTTGACTATGTttagtaatttaaatgtacGTGTAATTAGTAATAAGAGTGTATAGACACTCACGccaattattcatttatttcaatgcaTTACATTAGCCTAAATTTTGACCCTCTTCAGgtacaataaaatagaatgtaaaataaatttgtagcgatataaattataataattataaaactaaaagaaaaacgtaaaatgttgtagaaatttaattaaaatgacaaTTGTAGAAActagagaaaattaaagtacaTGTGTATGTGTATTGAAGGGAGTATGAAGAACAATTCTGGGTTACAGAGAATATGGTACTAcgaataagtaaaatttagttctttctttctccgcAGAATATAATCTTCTAtgatcttttcttttcgttttaattaatcccattcaataatatttccttgctttaagttttaaaattattatgatttataactgcacaaattttatttagaatactACATTTTTTGCAACGcatatattcaataaatgaATACTAATATTGCTGCATACACACTTATAATTGACTACGTACATGTATATTCATATCACTTTTTGAAAGAGCAGGCAGTTACGTTACttgatatttctgtttaataatattcaagtaaTGTATTTCGACGTACACgaccataaataattttttatggtaaagttttatcaaatattattataactatTAATTGCAAATGTTCGTAACGAAATCGGATGGATTTCTTCAGATATACAGGTTTAGAACCAAGGGTTCCAGCTTCGTGAACCTTCAATCCGAATGGAAATCGTTCAGAAATCCGTGGACCAAAGATATCGAGTACCTAATAGCTAAAAATTCTGTTACTTCGTAAGTATCAACGATATTTTGTACGATATTCTACTAAAATGGAACGTATGTAAGCGCTTTTATGAATGAAACTGATCTGTGTACAGCTGTGACCCTCGTTCGACCACAAATAGCGGAAATAGATCTGAGGATTCCAGCGTTCAGGGCAACTACGACTATTTCACGCAAAGTAagagtaaaatatattaaatatatctcCAACGTAAAGAACGTTAATCCTTGTAAAATGTTTTGGATCTAAGTACGTATTTAATCTGATAGTCAAGTGGAAACAcctttacaaaaaaaaaactcaaaattcCTAATATTTATACCTGTCGAAAAAAAGTCGTGGAAAATTCCTAGAAGTATTATTTTGAGAATTATTTGCTCAAATACAAGGTGGACCTAGTGAATGTAGCAAGTTGTAACTACATTATTAATCCTgttagagaaaaatgtcaaaagaagaagatgaatGATTTACGGagtactatacatatacagggtgtcccaaaaatgttgtaacatcttgaaagaggtggttcggggggtgatttgaaacaactttttccttagcgaaaatgttgtccgaggcttcgttaaggagatattaaaggaaaacactgaccaatcagagcgcgtgtaTACCGTTgaagcggccgcggtagcgaaggctatgtgctaagcggccgcgctcgtacgcgaacaagtgactcgacgcgtatcgaaggacattggacgcggccgctcagcaCGTAGCcctcgctaccgcggccgcttcaacggtatacgcgcgctctgattggtcagtgttttcctttaatatctccttaacgaagcctcggacaacattttcgctaaggaaaaagttgtttcaaatcacctcccgaaccacctatttcaaggtgttacaacattttttggacaccctgtatatttgcACGaccacatttttttataaatgcaatGGTGCATGTGCATTCCTATCCGTCCCTTTAGTGATctataaaatgtatagaaCTTGAATATATCTCATATCAGAGGTCaccttaattaaataatgtaaacaattaaaaagcgttgaataaaatgtacagaATGTAATCAATAAAGCATTTGAggattttcttcaatagatagtAGAATGACAAAAGGAttcaatgtataaaaaaaacagatatGCATTCTTGGTGACtccgattttttaattttcatttgtaaacaaatatcgaaattacaaatattaagttCACTTTTAGGAATGTTCTCGCCTGGTTATCAAGTTAAAAGTATCGCTACTTATTTCTCCAACCCAGTGTTTCTTACAAGCCTAACACTGTCctttaataaaatgcaatctcaaattatattagaaaaaattattgtgaaaattttcagTCCTTAGAGTGCAGATTGGAGTTGTTGTATTCTCACAAGAATACTATTCGTGTTAGAAAATAGTAATCGactaattgtttataattttctctGTAGGTAACGGTGAATTAGAAAGATTGATCTCAAGCCACGTAGAGGTAAGTAAAATCGGACGACAAATAGCGGAAGAGGTTCTGGACCTTCAAAGACGCGGAGAGGATTCTTCTTCCGGTAGCAGTCCTGTGCCAGGACCAGAACCTACTTTGTTAAATACCGAGGTAGATACCCTACGAACCCATTCCAACTCACCTGCGTCTCAATCGAATTTATACACTCCAAATTCTTCCGATAGAAACATTCGCTTCAGACAAGgggaaaattacaatttaatttcattggtaTACTTCTATTAACGCCTCTTATGTTAACCTTTTGCGgtcaaagaatatttataatatgaaattatcatcttaaagtaaaagtttcaaaCCAAATTTCAGGTGCTCTCATCGATACCCATTGAAGAGGAACAGGCTGCATAAATTTAGAAggttttaattgaattctaAACTAAAGAGACCAATtctgttcaatatttttatacaggCGGCTTAATTTGGTGGATGTCGAAGATGTTTATACAATTGAGTTTATTTTCTCTTGAGAAAACGTCATTAAAAAAGTAACTCAAagtatcatttaataaaacagaaataaacagataaacatttttctactCGCACAGAAATGGTCAAAAAGGTGAAATTCGTCAACCTATATTCAACTTCGTCTAACTCTAAGCACTTTAATTGTACATCAATTTTAACCAAATgtagtaaaaattattaacagtcGAATGCTAGGTTATTATCAATTTCTGAAGCTATGTTCGTCGCAAGGTAACATCTCATGGTCAAATTTATCCATATCgctacaaattaatttatttgtggTTACATCTACACATTCCTGTATCGCAcaccttttattttatcctaaTGCTCTTAACCGTCGTCAATTTCTTGGTGAAGACATAAGAGTATGAGTTAAGAGTTTTCTTTGCTGGAACTTTCCAGCCAATCCAAACATCGAATACCCAAACAAAGTGTCCCAACGTTTAGTCGACATTGCAAACTTTATCGAGAAAGATGCTGATGGAGGTAGAGTGAACAGTTACCCACAGCTACACAAGTCTACGCATACCCATCTAATATGATAcgaaatactttcttttttttttttattatttgagaaCCTCAGATAAGGTTCATATATACAGTAGTATGTGTAATACAGTTTACGTGTACATTATGTCCACAGTTTACATTCTTTTAAGAAATCAAAAATACATAGACAAGCTGCAATATTAGGTTTCGCAACAAGCGATTCAACATTAAGTGGGAgacagtttcattttttggaGCTTCTTAATTAGCTTGGTCCTTGAATTATCGTAGAGCCTGCATTGTCAAATCACATGATTGATGTCTTCGATTTCATAGCTGCATTTACATTTAGGGTCGCTTATTATCTTAATGCGGGCAAGAGAGCCAGCAAGATTATGATGCCCAGACCTAATACGATTTACTATGACaataaattctcttttatGTTTACTGCGAAAATACCATGGTCTGCTACTgtcattgaaatataattgaaagtatttcATCCCTTTAAAGGCACCCTGATCCTTGATCATACTCAAAGTGACGAAATACTGTtacatatacagtgggtgtagaaagtattcgtacaccgatcaatttccaaaaaaaattatgtaaaatcgtaatttattaacttattttttataaacaatgacattctacatattctcgaaaatctctagaatagatagagtacaaacaaaatagctatttatgtaagttacgaaattaacacacacaaaaaacaattaatcgataaaaatattgaagcaataagtattcgcacaactgtttaagttttaaaacttcattaaaaaaaaaaagaaatttacattaatttacaagtatataatacttccttcgtgggatttccttttgattttataattattgcaactcttctaagcattaaattaactaaattattagttattcgaagtgggatcttcttcaattcctctattagagccatttttaaaagtactttactggaaatttgatgttttctaattcgcaaggagcaataaactaatgtgtttaatCGTCataaaaatcgtacaaatatttattgcttctatacttttaccagttttcccatttttttgttaatttcacaaattatattaactagtaaatattgtttggagTATATCTACACtgtatcttagagacttccgagaatatgtaaaataccattgattacaaaaaaagatgttaagaaactacaatttcacacaaaagttttttggaaaattgatcggtgtacgaatacattctacacccactgtataaataaaaatatactactTTAGTGGCATCCTGAACCGAATTTTGAACTGGACAAAATGTTCCTTTATTTTGTTTGCTCCAGTAATGAAACGAACGACGAATCACTGATACATTTATACGCCTGATTGAACACATTCAATTTCACGAGTTGAtttcactttaaaataaatcagtCTACCTGAAAGACGAGTGAGCGAcagaccgcaaagggttaatttagaaaatagaaaCTCGATATTTCGATAGAATTGTCTAAGATTGCTCATGTCGCAAAATTTTGCAAGAAACTTCGTTCTTGTTAGTCCCAGATTACCACAACCGCATCGCCAGAAAGAGTGCAGGATGTGTCGCAATCGGCGAGAGGTAGCAGCAACAGTAGCAGCAATCCTACACCAACGTACAACCACATTGCAAACAACTTGCAGCTGAACAGCATCGCGAACGACCAAGGTCATAGCTATTACTGTCTCTAAGGAGTCGTTTTCTTGGTGTGTAGTGTAATTGCCGGATTTACCAAAGAAAGATTAGCCCGCTCAGAGAAAACAAGATCAAGAAAATCTTGATCGATTGTCTTCGCGATTGCGAATTGCTGTTTTTCTTTGAACGAAGTTGGGCGAAGGAAGTTCgtacgaaatataaaaaaaaagatatcgaatcatatcgaagaaaagaaatacgtgtattaaatttaacggTATATGCATTCCTTCGCAGTTTGCTATctattattgaattttgatcTCCTCGCAGAAGCAACAAACTGATACAGGATATTTTCAATGTTGAACCACAATAGCTTGGATTATCAAAAGTTCGAACATCCAGCAATCAAGCCCGTAATACGATTATTCGTTTGGTAGAGCAATATCGTTTAAGACATTGATAACCGTAATACGACAAGACATTGATGACTGTTGCCCATAACATAAAAATGCCCCTCCTTGTAGGAACGTCACCTGATGAAGACATGATGGATATGATCGGTGGTACGACGATAAACGAATCACCAAACCCGGTTCCGTCGGATGGCAACGACGAGGCAGCGATGGCCGTGATAATGAGCCTTCTAGAGGCCGACGCAGGCTTAGGTGGCCCCGTGGACTTTTCCGGTTTACCCTGGCCGCTTCCATAGTACATTTTAATCATGACGAGAGCAGTGAACTTCAGTGCCTGGAGTGCGACTCGCGTTTACTTGTCCTAGTACCTAGAGAACTGTGTACACTGTACACAGCATCAAGTGAGGACCAAGTTGATATTTCTCTTTACGTTGTGTTTGAGTACGTGATCGATGTCTTATCATACCTGTGTTTCCACGTTCTGGGAATTCTGGTAATCGAACATTTCCATATGTTCTCCTCtccaatttttgtaaataatttgagAACGTGTTTGGTGCTGAGACGGTGCTGTTTAAAGAATGCGGTTATTGTCGagcgtttaatttaatagacaTATCATTTCTGTGATCAAGAACAGGATATCAAACGTACACGAACAGTTAATCGAATAAGTTTAAGTGAACTTTTGTCTTCATTTCGTGTGAGAATGAGACACAAAAACCGGTCCGGAGTTCGTGGCCATAATCTTCAAGCAATCGTCGCGTCGTAATCAGTTTCATCGAGGGTGATTCGTTGATAAACTTAAATGacctttgaaaataaaacatatttttttaatgtcacGTACAAGATTATTAAAAGGCTTTTCAGTAGACTGTAATCGAAGGTatgctatttttaatttttctacgcGAATGGATGCGACCTGAATACTTtgataaatttacatttatcgtAATTCTAGTTGGCCTTGTTGATTCAAACAATTGTTTAGAGGTGCCAATTTAGAATATTCGCTCAAGACCCTCGCGCGACAACATCGGGTCTCCTACCTCAAGTTTTGCATTTTACTTTAATCTATTGATCTACTTCCGCCTAGTTTCATCTTCGATGAGAACAATATGCAGGTCGGTCTGAGTAGTAACACAAGCCACTTAATTATCT
It contains:
- the LOC128874243 gene encoding protein cycle isoform X5 produces the protein METPPTMVPDQAPASGHHYHRHHHHRHHHQRSASSTPSHEPTTTDTSDEFVAVSRKRKLSCHDGSDLLDDTGDDAKSVRTNDDSKKQNHSEIEKRRRDKMNTYITELSAMIPMCHAMSRKLDKLTVLRMAVQHLKTILGAVTSYTEGHYKPAFLSDQELKTLILQAAEGFVFVVGCDRGRILYVSESVLQTLNYSQGDLLGQSWFDILHPKDVAKVKEQLSSSDLSPRERLIDAKTMLPVKTDVPQGVSRLCPGVRRSFFCRMKRKVESVRCGKLQVKEEADTTSGCHRRKKQQNVDWKYCVIQCTGYLKSWAPAKIDLEEQEGDGDGDVCNLSCLVAVGRLQSTIPASLPKKPRLRPIKFISRHAMDGKFLFVDQRATLVLGFLPQELLGTSMYEYYHHDDIPHLAESHKAALQATECVTTQIYRFRTKGSSFVNLQSEWKSFRNPWTKDIEYLIAKNSVTSCDPRSTTNSGNRSEDSSVQGNYDYFTQSNGELERLISSHVEVSKIGRQIAEEVLDLQRRGEDSSSGSSPVPGPEPTLLNTESQITTTASPERVQDVSQSARGSSNSSSNPTPTYNHIANNLQLNSIANDQGTSPDEDMMDMIGGTTINESPNPVPSDGNDEAAMAVIMSLLEADAGLGGPVDFSGLPWPLP
- the LOC128874243 gene encoding protein cycle isoform X4, with the protein product MCEVNDRNSCSTVYFGDIGTGSGVGEVTAVSAGGGKGLSLTPTPASNSNNTTTAAPSTTGVTTITTTTDTTPQVVTGAEPPQHMETPPTMVPDQAPASGHHYHRHHHHRHHHQRSASSTPSHEPTTTDTSDEFVAVSRKRKLSCHDGSDLLDDTGDDAKSVRTNDDSKKQNHSEIEKRRRDKMNTYITELSAMIPMCHAMSRKLDKLTVLRMAVQHLKTILGAVTSYTEGHYKPAFLSDQELKTLILQAAEGFVFVVGCDRGRILYVSESVLQTLNYSQGDLLGQSWFDILHPKDVAKVKEQLSSSDLSPRERLIDAKTMLPVKTDVPQGVSRLCPGVRRSFFCRMKRKVESVRCGKLQVKEEADTTSGCHRRKKQQNVDWKYCVIQCTGYLKSWAPAKIDLEEQEGDGDGDVCNLSCLVAVGRLQSTIPASLPKKPRLRPIKFISRHAMDGKFLFVDQRATLVLGFLPQELLGTSMYEYYHHDDIPHLAESHKAALQATECVTTQIYRFRTKGSSFVNLQSEWKSFRNPWTKDIEYLIAKNSVTSCDPRSTTNSGNRSEDSSVQGNYDYFTQSNGELERLISSHVEVSKIGRQIAEEVLDLQRRGEDSSSGSSPVPGPEPTLLNTESQITTTASPERVQDVSQSARGSSNSSSNPTPTYNHIANNLQLNSIANDQGTSPDEDMMDMIGGTTINESPNPVPSDGNDEAAMAVIMSLLEADAGLGGPVDFSGLPWPLP